In a single window of the Candidatus Saccharimonadales bacterium genome:
- the rny gene encoding ribonuclease Y → MIVLAILLGIAGLAIGGGGGVAVTRRQQGKAAEEAEKELRKAKKEAAETIRKAEEDAARRVEETRKDEQRRRNELKDIEQRLLNREESLDKKLDDLDKRSENLRKAESEVEELKNEIRDIRSKQQDKLEKIAKLTKTEAAEKLMTMTERDIRGDLLNLVNKLQNEARDNAEELSAMILATTMERMASEVTAERTVTSVKLEDEEMKGRIIGKEGRNIQALQRATGVDIMVDDTPGYIVLSSFDPVRREVARLSLEMLLKDGRVHPGRIEEVVEKAQKQVQKEVVRAGEDAAREVGLVGIPKEVLQLVGELKYRTSYGQNVLKHSVEMAQLAGVLAEELGANVKVAKYAALTHDMGKALSHKVEGKHHHITGEMLRKYGAPEEVALAAEQHHDDMEATSVEALIVRVVDAISGARPGARNVSAENFAERMKDLENTALSFDGIEKAYAISAGREVRVFVRPKQVDDLTAIKMARDIANKIESTMQYPGTIKVNVIRETRAIEFAK, encoded by the coding sequence ATGATTGTACTTGCTATTTTGCTAGGAATAGCTGGTCTTGCTATTGGTGGAGGTGGAGGCGTAGCCGTTACTCGCAGGCAACAAGGCAAAGCAGCCGAAGAGGCGGAAAAAGAACTTCGAAAAGCTAAAAAAGAGGCTGCTGAAACTATTCGCAAAGCCGAAGAAGATGCCGCTCGACGAGTGGAAGAGACTCGAAAAGACGAGCAAAGACGCCGCAACGAACTAAAGGATATTGAGCAGCGTCTGCTCAACCGCGAAGAATCACTGGACAAAAAACTGGATGATCTTGATAAGCGTAGCGAGAACCTTCGTAAGGCGGAGTCTGAAGTCGAAGAACTCAAAAATGAGATTCGCGATATCCGCAGCAAGCAGCAGGATAAATTGGAGAAAATCGCTAAACTCACCAAGACGGAGGCTGCTGAAAAATTAATGACCATGACCGAACGCGATATTCGCGGTGATCTTTTGAATTTAGTTAATAAATTGCAAAACGAAGCTCGTGATAACGCCGAGGAATTATCGGCCATGATTCTAGCGACCACTATGGAGCGTATGGCTAGCGAAGTAACAGCTGAGCGCACAGTTACATCTGTGAAGTTGGAAGACGAAGAAATGAAAGGCCGAATTATCGGTAAAGAAGGCCGCAATATTCAGGCTTTGCAGCGAGCAACCGGCGTCGACATTATGGTCGACGATACTCCTGGCTATATTGTGCTTTCTAGTTTTGACCCGGTTCGTCGTGAAGTTGCCCGCTTGAGTCTTGAGATGCTACTAAAGGACGGGCGAGTCCATCCGGGACGCATTGAGGAAGTAGTCGAAAAAGCTCAAAAGCAGGTCCAAAAAGAAGTAGTTCGCGCTGGCGAAGATGCTGCGCGCGAGGTGGGCTTGGTTGGTATTCCAAAAGAAGTTTTGCAGCTGGTTGGCGAACTTAAGTATCGTACCAGCTACGGCCAGAACGTACTCAAACACTCGGTTGAGATGGCCCAGCTGGCCGGCGTGTTGGCCGAAGAACTTGGCGCCAATGTTAAGGTGGCGAAGTATGCCGCGTTAACTCACGATATGGGCAAAGCCTTGAGTCACAAGGTAGAAGGCAAGCACCACCACATTACCGGCGAGATGCTGCGTAAATATGGCGCTCCGGAAGAAGTTGCTTTGGCTGCCGAACAACACCACGACGACATGGAAGCAACCAGCGTAGAAGCATTGATTGTCCGGGTGGTTGACGCTATTAGCGGTGCTCGTCCGGGTGCGCGCAACGTCAGCGCCGAAAACTTCGCAGAGCGCATGAAAGACCTAGAAAACACCGCCCTCTCATTTGACGGCATTGAAAAAGCCTACGCTATCAGCGCCGGTCGAGAAGTCCGCGTATTTGTTAGGCCGAAGCAAGTCGATGATCTGACAGCTATCAAGATGGCTCGTGACATAGCAAACAAGATTGAATCTACCATGCAATATCCTGGCACGATCAAGGTTAACGTTATTCGCGAAACGCGGGCAATCGAATTCGCTAAATAA
- a CDS encoding HAD-IA family hydrolase yields MIKAILFDNDGVMSKWLLPRFRMRRLAKQLRQDGIKVGMLSNVIWGFAQVYKLTRGYDGYDLVLLSYKEKMSKPNPDFYMLAVKKFGLKPHEILFVDNREDLLVPAQKLGFKTLHSKSARQLLVDINHLLSKENKRPPKRHPHLIGRG; encoded by the coding sequence ATGATCAAAGCTATTCTGTTCGATAACGACGGGGTAATGTCTAAGTGGTTATTGCCCCGGTTTAGAATGCGGCGGCTGGCTAAGCAGCTTAGGCAAGATGGAATCAAGGTTGGCATGCTGTCTAATGTCATCTGGGGGTTTGCGCAAGTTTATAAGTTAACGCGAGGCTATGACGGCTACGATTTAGTACTGCTGTCGTATAAAGAAAAAATGTCTAAACCCAATCCGGACTTTTATATGCTGGCGGTTAAAAAATTTGGCTTAAAACCTCACGAAATACTTTTTGTCGACAACCGAGAGGATCTACTTGTTCCCGCTCAAAAGCTTGGTTTCAAAACCCTGCACTCCAAATCGGCCAGACAACTGCTTGTAGATATCAATCATTTGTTAAGCAAAGAAAATAAAAGACCGCCTAAAAGACACCCGCATCTAATTGGGCGAGGATAG
- a CDS encoding VIT1/CCC1 transporter family protein, whose product MAKKHTDEFVLQTVQPGLAGLMDGSVSTLAPIFAVAFATHKPHYAFVTGVAAAVGAGISMAFAEALSDDGSLTGRGHPFRRGVIIGLMTFLGGIFHTLPFLLHNFHAAIITAFVVVGVELMVISYIRYKFFETPLWRSLAIVMLGGAIVFGAGILIGAS is encoded by the coding sequence ATGGCCAAGAAACATACTGACGAATTTGTATTACAAACCGTCCAGCCTGGCCTGGCCGGTCTAATGGATGGTAGCGTTTCTACGCTGGCGCCGATATTTGCCGTGGCCTTTGCGACCCACAAACCACACTATGCATTCGTCACCGGTGTAGCCGCTGCTGTGGGCGCTGGAATAAGCATGGCTTTTGCCGAGGCTTTAAGCGACGACGGATCTTTAACCGGTCGCGGCCATCCTTTCAGACGCGGAGTTATTATTGGCTTGATGACCTTCCTGGGAGGTATTTTTCATACTCTGCCCTTTTTACTGCACAACTTCCACGCCGCCATTATCACGGCCTTCGTTGTCGTGGGTGTAGAGCTGATGGTAATTAGCTACATTCGATATAAGTTTTTTGAAACGCCGCTTTGGCGTTCACTTGCCATCGTAATGTTGGGCGGAGCTATTGTCTTTGGAGCCGGCATTTTAATAGGCGCTTCTTAG
- a CDS encoding endonuclease/exonuclease/phosphatase family protein yields the protein MTGADSIRVASFNIQHGAKGDYGRGYPGLVAAACKELDADILGLQEVDVGVPRSKKIDLAAIAAEATGMNYVFAKTRTYRGKGRVGNALLVRGDIRNVEVLKLKGDWQRFKLMGQCIEFLPEPRNMIMATTAIRGCELSVGVTHTGGRKNREMLGRAATALLQRSGPHILMGDYNIELTEARDCMSEHGLNVIEGPPTNPSWAPTRQIDHIALNRLRLRRVEAPRLPISDHLALVAEVVPVA from the coding sequence ATGACAGGGGCAGATTCAATCCGAGTAGCTTCCTTTAACATTCAGCATGGAGCAAAAGGTGATTACGGCCGCGGTTATCCCGGCTTGGTAGCCGCAGCCTGTAAAGAGCTCGACGCCGATATTCTTGGACTGCAGGAAGTAGACGTAGGCGTACCGCGCTCCAAAAAGATTGATCTGGCGGCAATTGCTGCAGAAGCCACAGGAATGAACTACGTGTTTGCTAAGACGCGCACCTACCGCGGCAAAGGTCGAGTTGGCAATGCTCTATTGGTAAGAGGCGATATTAGAAATGTTGAGGTACTGAAATTAAAAGGCGATTGGCAAAGATTCAAGCTTATGGGCCAATGCATCGAATTTTTGCCGGAGCCACGAAATATGATTATGGCCACGACGGCAATTCGAGGCTGCGAGCTATCTGTCGGCGTAACTCATACTGGGGGTAGAAAAAATCGCGAAATGCTTGGACGCGCAGCAACAGCTTTATTACAGCGTAGCGGTCCTCACATTTTGATGGGTGATTACAATATTGAACTCACCGAAGCCCGTGACTGCATGAGCGAGCATGGTCTTAACGTAATTGAGGGGCCGCCAACAAATCCGTCATGGGCTCCAACCAGACAGATTGACCACATTGCCCTAAATAGGTTACGGCTCCGGAGAGTGGAAGCTCCCCGACTTCCTATTAGTGATCACTTGGCGCTTGTCGCCGAAGTCGTACCCGTAGCCTAA
- a CDS encoding YbjQ family protein produces MDEILVVTTTTNDVPGYKVVEVYGEVFGLIVRSRNMFSNIGASFRTIFGGEVKGYTTLLSDSREQAVERMRASAAEKGANAVIGMSFDTADIGGVMSEVAAYGTAVKIKKV; encoded by the coding sequence ATGGATGAAATTTTGGTAGTCACAACAACTACTAACGACGTGCCGGGCTATAAGGTAGTAGAGGTTTATGGTGAGGTTTTTGGTTTGATAGTTCGAAGCCGAAACATGTTCAGTAACATTGGTGCTAGCTTTAGAACAATTTTTGGGGGCGAGGTCAAAGGCTACACAACTTTATTGAGCGACAGCCGCGAGCAAGCCGTCGAGCGTATGCGCGCGAGCGCCGCCGAAAAGGGCGCTAACGCGGTTATTGGCATGAGCTTTGACACGGCCGATATAGGCGGTGTTATGAGCGAAGTCGCGGCTTACGGTACGGCCGTCAAAATCAAAAAGGTTTAG
- a CDS encoding UDP-N-acetylglucosamine 1-carboxyvinyltransferase: MHQTNEQIGLLISQIRQERGLTQAEFARRLGTSQSAVNRIEHGKQNLSIETVGRISDVLNKQIISLGGGAVNLRIEGGQELSGEIEVKTSKNAAVAILCASLLNKGTTRLKRVARIEEVNRVIEVLTSIGVHIKWLPGNDLEIKPPARLNLDKMNKEAARKTRIVIMLAGALMHDFKEFKIPYAGGCELGRRTIIPHIYALEEFGARIEAHSGHYEITVNRRQPVNPVVMYEMSDVATENAILAAARMEGETIIKDASGNYMVQDLCFYLQKLGVKIDGIGSPTLKIRGVKNIKKNVTYSLSEDPVEAITFISAAVATNSQIAIKRAPIEFIDLELLKLHHMGLKYDVSKFYKAENGQTDLADITVYKHNGELHAPEEKLHPLPGGVGINIDNLPYFVPIAAVAKGRTMIHDWVYEDRALMYTEMKKIGVDMELADPHRIFINGPTRWRAADIVAPSGLRPAVIVLIGMMAASGTSMLRNIYTINRGYEDLAERLNSLGAKITIVHET; the protein is encoded by the coding sequence ATGCACCAGACAAACGAGCAAATTGGTTTATTAATTTCACAAATAAGGCAAGAGCGCGGGCTGACTCAAGCAGAATTTGCCCGGCGTTTAGGTACCAGCCAATCGGCCGTCAACCGCATAGAGCACGGCAAGCAAAACTTGAGCATTGAGACCGTTGGCCGAATCAGCGATGTTCTGAACAAGCAAATAATCTCTTTGGGTGGCGGAGCCGTAAACCTTCGTATAGAGGGCGGCCAGGAGCTTTCCGGCGAAATAGAAGTTAAAACCTCAAAAAATGCGGCCGTGGCTATATTGTGCGCTAGCTTATTAAACAAAGGCACAACTCGCCTAAAACGCGTGGCTAGGATTGAAGAAGTTAACCGCGTTATAGAAGTTTTAACTAGTATCGGCGTCCACATAAAATGGCTTCCTGGAAACGACCTCGAGATAAAACCACCAGCGCGTCTTAACTTAGACAAAATGAATAAAGAAGCCGCTCGCAAAACACGCATTGTTATCATGCTGGCCGGCGCCCTGATGCATGACTTTAAAGAGTTTAAAATACCTTACGCCGGCGGCTGCGAACTGGGTCGCAGAACAATAATCCCACACATTTACGCTCTGGAAGAGTTCGGCGCACGCATTGAAGCTCATAGTGGCCATTACGAAATCACAGTGAATAGAAGACAGCCTGTCAATCCCGTTGTTATGTACGAAATGAGTGACGTAGCAACCGAGAACGCTATTCTAGCGGCCGCTAGAATGGAAGGCGAAACTATCATTAAAGACGCCAGCGGCAATTATATGGTTCAAGACTTATGCTTTTACCTGCAGAAGTTGGGCGTCAAAATAGACGGCATAGGTTCGCCTACCTTGAAAATTCGCGGTGTTAAAAACATCAAGAAGAACGTCACTTATTCTTTGAGCGAGGATCCGGTTGAAGCTATCACCTTTATCTCAGCTGCGGTTGCGACAAATTCGCAAATAGCTATTAAGCGAGCGCCGATTGAATTCATAGACCTCGAACTTCTTAAGCTGCATCATATGGGCTTAAAGTACGACGTCAGTAAATTTTATAAAGCCGAAAACGGGCAAACAGACCTGGCCGACATTACAGTTTATAAGCACAATGGCGAACTGCACGCTCCAGAAGAAAAACTACATCCCCTGCCCGGCGGCGTTGGTATCAATATAGATAACTTGCCTTACTTTGTGCCAATTGCAGCTGTGGCTAAAGGTCGTACCATGATTCATGACTGGGTCTATGAAGACCGAGCTCTAATGTACACCGAGATGAAAAAGATTGGCGTTGATATGGAACTAGCCGACCCGCATCGCATTTTTATCAACGGACCAACCCGGTGGCGCGCCGCAGACATCGTTGCCCCAAGCGGCTTGCGGCCGGCCGTCATTGTGCTGATTGGCATGATGGCCGCCAGCGGTACCTCAATGCTGCGCAACATTTATACGATAAACAGAGGGTACGAAGATCTGGCCGAGCGACTCAACAGCCTAGGCGCTAAAATTACCATCGTTCACGAAACCTAA
- the glyA gene encoding serine hydroxymethyltransferase, with product MDDKTTAQLIAAEENREREGLELIPSENYVSRDVLTALGSVFTNKYSEGYPGKRYYGGQDFTDPLETLAIERAKKLFNADHANVQPHSGAPANVAVYFAWLEPGDTVLGMKLDHGGHLTHGHPVTTMAKLYNFVRYGIKDVETGEIDYNEMRQVALREKPKIILAGFSGYPRNLDYAKFAEIANECGAMLMADMAHIAGLIAGKVLPNPFDYGFHVITTTTHKTLRGPRGGMILTRGKVGNPLRKVEKTLENLPTLIDREVFPGFQGGPHMNNTAAKAVAFAEALKPEFHNYAQAVLDNAKKLADEMMSRGFKLVTNGTDNHLIMADVNTSFGVNGREVQDILDKVGLSANCNSIPDDPLPPFRPSGLRLGTPAMTTRGLKQEHMGQVAEWMKQAILNRSDEKKLLQLKNEVKEFSLQFPLPSDN from the coding sequence ATGGACGACAAGACGACCGCGCAGCTGATTGCTGCCGAAGAAAACAGAGAGAGGGAAGGGCTAGAGTTAATACCTAGTGAAAACTATGTAAGCCGCGATGTTTTGACGGCTTTGGGCAGTGTTTTCACAAACAAATACTCCGAGGGCTATCCGGGCAAACGTTATTACGGGGGGCAAGATTTTACCGACCCGCTAGAAACGCTAGCCATTGAGCGGGCTAAAAAATTGTTTAACGCCGATCATGCCAACGTTCAGCCACATTCTGGTGCCCCAGCTAACGTGGCTGTCTATTTTGCTTGGTTGGAACCTGGCGACACGGTTTTGGGCATGAAGCTTGATCATGGCGGGCACCTAACCCATGGCCACCCGGTTACTACCATGGCCAAGCTTTACAACTTTGTGCGCTATGGAATCAAAGATGTTGAGACGGGCGAAATAGACTATAACGAAATGCGCCAGGTTGCCCTGCGCGAAAAACCAAAGATTATCTTAGCCGGCTTCAGCGGCTACCCGCGCAACCTTGACTATGCCAAGTTCGCCGAAATCGCCAATGAATGCGGCGCTATGCTCATGGCCGATATGGCCCATATTGCTGGGTTGATTGCTGGCAAAGTTCTACCGAACCCTTTTGATTACGGTTTCCATGTCATTACCACCACTACGCACAAAACTTTGCGCGGCCCGCGCGGGGGTATGATCTTAACTCGTGGCAAGGTTGGCAACCCGCTAAGAAAAGTCGAAAAAACTCTGGAGAACCTACCAACATTAATTGACCGCGAAGTCTTTCCTGGTTTTCAGGGGGGTCCGCATATGAACAATACTGCGGCTAAAGCCGTTGCTTTTGCCGAAGCGCTCAAACCGGAATTCCACAATTATGCCCAAGCCGTTTTAGATAATGCCAAAAAACTAGCCGACGAGATGATGAGCCGCGGATTCAAACTGGTTACCAACGGCACGGATAATCATTTGATTATGGCTGACGTTAACACCAGCTTTGGGGTCAATGGCCGTGAAGTGCAGGATATTTTGGACAAAGTTGGTCTAAGCGCTAATTGCAACTCTATTCCGGATGATCCATTGCCTCCATTTAGGCCTAGTGGTCTGCGTTTAGGTACGCCGGCCATGACCACCCGCGGCCTTAAGCAAGAGCATATGGGCCAGGTGGCGGAGTGGATGAAGCAAGCAATTCTAAACCGCAGCGACGAAAAGAAACTATTGCAGCTAAAAAACGAAGTTAAAGAGTTTAGTTTGCAATTTCCGCTGCCAAGCGACAACTAA
- the murB gene encoding UDP-N-acetylmuramate dehydrogenase, producing the protein MNILENVSLASYSTMRLGGKARYLAEAASQREVVEMVNWAQAQGLDCLMIGGGSNIVWRDEGYPGLIIVNKIMGKEVLHEDENSATVRVGAGEVWDEVVAWTVDQKLSGLEFLSLIPGSVGAGPIQNIGAYGAEIADTLVEVAAYDKKLGSFGSISGKNCGFGYRTSRFKTTDRGRFVITSVVMKLKKSNPRPPFYEVLQAYLDQNRVQNYTPEIIRNAVIAVRSAKLPDPAIVANNGSFFTNPIIGADQFERLKENYPEIKGWPASDGRVKIAAGWLVERAGFRGYHDEQTGMATSEKQALVLINEHAKSTADLLKFKSKIVDKVEQMFDIILEQEPELLP; encoded by the coding sequence GTGAATATTCTTGAGAACGTAAGCTTGGCTAGTTATAGCACTATGCGTCTTGGCGGCAAGGCACGCTATTTGGCTGAGGCTGCTTCCCAGCGCGAAGTGGTCGAAATGGTGAATTGGGCCCAGGCCCAAGGTCTGGACTGCCTTATGATTGGCGGCGGCAGCAACATTGTCTGGCGTGACGAAGGCTACCCAGGGCTGATTATTGTTAATAAAATCATGGGTAAAGAAGTTTTGCATGAGGATGAAAATAGTGCAACTGTTCGCGTGGGCGCCGGCGAGGTCTGGGATGAAGTAGTCGCCTGGACCGTAGATCAAAAACTGTCGGGCCTTGAATTTTTGTCTTTAATTCCGGGCAGTGTTGGTGCCGGTCCGATACAAAACATTGGTGCTTACGGCGCCGAAATCGCAGACACTTTAGTTGAGGTGGCGGCGTACGATAAAAAATTAGGTAGCTTTGGGTCAATTTCTGGAAAGAACTGCGGCTTTGGCTACAGGACAAGTCGTTTTAAGACGACCGACCGCGGTCGCTTTGTTATTACCAGCGTAGTCATGAAGTTAAAAAAGTCCAACCCCCGCCCACCCTTTTATGAAGTCTTGCAAGCCTACCTAGATCAAAATCGGGTTCAAAACTACACGCCAGAAATCATCCGCAATGCTGTTATAGCCGTTCGCTCAGCCAAGTTGCCCGATCCGGCAATAGTGGCCAACAACGGCTCTTTTTTCACCAATCCCATAATTGGCGCTGATCAATTTGAAAGACTCAAAGAAAATTATCCTGAAATTAAGGGCTGGCCAGCTAGCGACGGCAGAGTAAAAATAGCTGCTGGCTGGCTGGTAGAACGAGCTGGCTTCCGTGGTTACCACGACGAGCAAACGGGCATGGCTACTAGCGAAAAACAGGCTTTAGTTCTAATAAATGAGCACGCTAAATCAACTGCTGATCTGCTGAAATTTAAGTCTAAAATTGTTGATAAAGTCGAGCAGATGTTCGACATTATTCTTGAGCAAGAGCCGGAACTGTTGCCTTAA
- a CDS encoding helix-turn-helix transcriptional regulator: MSNTDSKGEYKLLGQQLKALRSRVNESLAEASGAVEIDARELASFELGEKCPSEDVLLLLISHFGAQDDEAVKLWEMAGYGSSKVPVVQMRNEPTIQPVQNQENRVLFTDVVDVVVNNYGVVMNFLQGGNPNSGPVTVARVGMSREHAKSVLEVLSATLSQVEKQNQLHKKQITDQNKTV, encoded by the coding sequence ATGAGTAATACCGACTCAAAGGGAGAATACAAGCTGTTAGGTCAGCAGCTAAAGGCCTTGCGTTCACGAGTTAACGAAAGCTTGGCCGAAGCCAGTGGCGCCGTAGAAATTGACGCCCGAGAACTTGCCAGTTTTGAGCTGGGCGAGAAATGCCCGAGTGAAGATGTTTTGCTGCTTTTGATAAGTCACTTTGGCGCTCAAGATGACGAGGCTGTTAAGTTGTGGGAGATGGCCGGTTACGGATCAAGTAAGGTGCCTGTAGTCCAGATGCGAAACGAGCCCACTATCCAGCCGGTTCAAAACCAAGAAAACCGTGTATTATTTACCGATGTAGTTGATGTGGTAGTTAATAACTACGGCGTGGTTATGAATTTCCTGCAAGGCGGGAATCCTAATAGCGGACCGGTAACTGTAGCTAGAGTTGGCATGAGTCGTGAACACGCCAAAAGTGTTTTAGAAGTGTTATCTGCGACTTTATCGCAAGTAGAGAAACAAAATCAGCTGCATAAAAAACAAATAACCGATCAGAATAAGACAGTTTAG
- a CDS encoding nucleotidyltransferase family protein, which produces MNIVDSEDKISQLIEADDWMMKVLNAASTLNLPDWWIGAGFLRNKIWNFMEGKSPEPSRDVDLVYFDSKNKTEEADWNYDAKMSLLYPFAEWEVRNQARMHYVNNFEPFMSTSDGIAHWVETATCIGVRLTGKRLEYLFCYGTADLFGLVARPTPYFSADKELLKKFFYRIDEKNWKNKWPHLRIETH; this is translated from the coding sequence ATGAATATTGTAGACAGCGAAGATAAGATATCCCAACTTATTGAAGCCGACGATTGGATGATGAAGGTCTTAAACGCCGCATCCACACTTAATTTGCCGGACTGGTGGATTGGCGCGGGTTTTTTGCGGAACAAGATCTGGAATTTTATGGAAGGTAAAAGTCCAGAGCCATCGCGCGATGTAGACCTGGTTTATTTTGATAGCAAAAACAAAACAGAAGAGGCAGACTGGAATTATGATGCTAAAATGTCGCTTCTGTATCCCTTTGCGGAATGGGAGGTTCGCAACCAGGCCAGGATGCACTATGTGAATAATTTCGAGCCTTTTATGTCTACATCTGACGGAATTGCGCACTGGGTAGAAACAGCGACTTGCATAGGGGTGCGTCTGACTGGTAAAAGACTTGAATACTTATTTTGCTATGGCACCGCCGATCTGTTCGGGCTAGTAGCCAGACCAACACCTTACTTTAGTGCAGACAAAGAACTTCTCAAAAAATTCTTTTATCGCATAGACGAGAAAAATTGGAAAAACAAGTGGCCTCACCTGCGCATTGAGACTCACTGA
- a CDS encoding coenzyme F420-0:L-glutamate ligase — MKVTAIKTDRIRPKTLSILEVLDKFFPEVTDRSIIAITSKVVSICENRLVPFKDTSLSELIKRESDYYLPFETAAHKLTITRNILIPKAGIDKSDFSQSYILWPKDPQKTANEIREFIRKKSGHKNIGVILTDSTTAPLMRGVRGISIAHSGFLATKKNKTDVRASVVEGLAAAAVVVMGEGAEQTPIAVISDIPFVDFVDNDPSVDELSLLNLDFTHDIYGKMLSGLDWLKGDGQARGESQ; from the coding sequence ATGAAAGTTACCGCTATCAAAACCGACCGCATCAGGCCTAAGACCCTAAGCATTCTTGAGGTTCTAGATAAATTTTTTCCGGAGGTTACCGACCGTTCGATAATCGCCATAACTTCTAAGGTAGTATCGATCTGCGAAAACCGACTCGTGCCATTTAAAGATACTTCTTTATCTGAATTGATCAAAAGAGAATCTGATTATTATCTGCCTTTTGAAACTGCGGCCCATAAACTTACAATCACCCGTAACATTTTGATTCCAAAAGCCGGTATCGATAAGTCCGACTTTAGCCAAAGTTATATTTTGTGGCCAAAGGATCCGCAAAAAACAGCAAATGAAATCCGGGAATTTATCCGTAAAAAAAGTGGCCACAAGAATATAGGAGTTATTTTGACCGACAGCACAACCGCGCCGCTGATGCGCGGTGTGCGCGGAATTTCTATTGCCCATAGCGGTTTTTTGGCCACCAAAAAGAACAAAACCGATGTACGGGCTAGTGTGGTTGAGGGGTTGGCAGCTGCGGCGGTAGTCGTAATGGGAGAAGGCGCCGAACAAACTCCTATTGCCGTAATTTCTGATATTCCATTTGTTGATTTTGTAGACAATGACCCATCGGTTGACGAACTATCTTTATTAAACCTTGACTTCACGCACGATATTTACGGCAAAATGCTTTCTGGTCTTGATTGGCTAAAAGGCGATGGACAGGCTCGCGGCGAATCTCAGTGA
- a CDS encoding 5-formyltetrahydrofolate cyclo-ligase, whose translation MDKESLRQRMRGIRLRMPEAEVLKKSEIIIDSLIKLVDWNNIESLHCYQPINHLNEVDTRPLLDFLKIGWPQVDVIIQNKSRKLPYQNSRQYDLIIVPTLAFDNRGFRLGWGGGFYDQFLAKQNEALKVGLSFEAGRVAKIPNEPHDIKLDLVITESSK comes from the coding sequence GTGGATAAAGAAAGCTTGCGACAGAGGATGCGCGGCATTCGCCTTCGGATGCCGGAGGCCGAAGTGCTCAAGAAAAGCGAGATCATAATCGATTCATTAATTAAGCTGGTCGATTGGAACAATATTGAAAGCCTGCATTGCTATCAACCAATCAACCACCTTAACGAGGTAGACACTCGGCCGTTGCTTGATTTTTTAAAAATAGGTTGGCCTCAAGTTGACGTGATTATTCAAAATAAGTCTCGGAAATTACCATACCAAAACTCGAGGCAATATGATCTAATAATCGTACCGACACTGGCTTTTGATAACCGTGGCTTTCGGCTAGGTTGGGGCGGCGGCTTTTACGACCAGTTTCTGGCAAAGCAGAACGAGGCGCTAAAAGTCGGCTTGTCCTTCGAGGCCGGCAGAGTTGCAAAAATTCCTAATGAGCCGCATGATATTAAGCTTGATCTAGTAATAACCGAGAGTAGCAAATGA
- a CDS encoding SPW repeat protein: MHDREEEARSSIQSMALVNLVLGVWLAISPWILNYSTSVWNQVIFGIAVVVLSLVRLLAPARQWSSFFSGLCGVWLIIAPFIVGYHEAAAYWNGIVAGIIVAWLGFINNTMYVSQRHHHGTA; this comes from the coding sequence ATGCACGATAGAGAAGAAGAGGCTCGCAGCTCGATTCAATCGATGGCGTTGGTAAACCTAGTGCTAGGAGTCTGGTTAGCTATTTCGCCTTGGATTCTAAATTATTCAACAAGCGTTTGGAATCAGGTAATTTTTGGAATAGCGGTAGTAGTGCTTTCGCTAGTCCGACTGCTTGCTCCCGCTCGGCAGTGGTCTAGTTTCTTTAGTGGACTGTGCGGAGTTTGGTTGATAATTGCGCCATTTATTGTTGGCTATCACGAAGCGGCGGCTTACTGGAATGGAATTGTTGCCGGCATAATAGTGGCTTGGCTGGGTTTCATCAATAACACAATGTATGTCAGTCAAAGGCATCACCACGGTACAGCCTAA